The genomic window gtggagagtgggtggtgtgtagaggggagagtgggtggtgtgtagaggtggagagtgggtggtgtgtagaggtggagagtgggtggtgtgtagaggtggagagtggggtggtgtgtagaggtggagagtgggtggtgtgtagaggtggagagtgggtggtgtgtagaggtggagagtgggtggtgtgtagaggggagagtgggtggtgtgtagaggtggagagtgggtggtgtgtagaggtgagagagtgggtggtgtgtagaggtggagagtgggtggtgtgtagaggtggagagtgggtggtgtgtagaggtggagagtgggtggtgtgtagaggtggagagtgggtggtgtgtagaggtggagagtgggtggtgtgtagaggtggagagtgggtggtgtgtagaggggagagtgggtggtgtgtagaggtggagagtgggtggtgtgtagaggtggagtgggtggtgtgtagaggtggagagtgggtggtgtgtagaggggagagtgggtggtgtgtagaggtggagagtgggtggtgtgtagaggtggagagtgggtggtgtgtagaggtggagagtgggtggtgtgtagaggtggagagtgggtggtgtgtagaggtggagagtgggtggtgtgtagaggtggagagtgggtggtgtgtagagggggagagtgggtggtgtgtagaggtggagagtgggtggtgtgtagaggtggagagtgggtggtgtgtagaggtggagagtgggtggtgtgtagagggagagtgtgtagagtgagtgggtggtgtgtagaggggagagtggggtggtgtgtagaggtggagagtgggtggtgtgtagaggtggagagtgggtggtgtgtagaggtggagagtgggtggtgtgtagaggtggagagtgggtggtgtgtagaggtggagagtgggtggtggtagaggtggagagtgggtggtgtagaggtggagagtgggtggtgtgtagaggtggagagtgggtggtgtgtagaggtggagagtgggtggtgtgtagaggtgggagagtgggtggtgtgtagagggggagagtgggtggtgtgtagagggggagagtgggtggtgtgtagagggggagagtgggtggtgtgtagagggggagagtgggtggtgtgtagaggtggagagtgggtggtgtgtagaggtggagagtgggtggtgtgtagagggggagagtgggtggtgtgtagaggtggagagtgggtggtgtgtagaggtggagagtgggtggtgtgtagaggggagagtgggtggtgtgtagaggtggagagtgtgtggtgtgtacaggtggagagtgggtggtgtgtagaaggggagagtgggtggtgtgtagaggtggagagtgggtggtgtgtagaggtggagagtgggtggtgtgtagaggtggagagtgggtggtgtgtagaggtggagagagtgggtggtgtgtagaggtggagagtgggtggtgtgtagaggtggagagtgggtggtgtgtagaggtggagagtgggtggtgtgtagaggtggagagtgtgtggtgtgtacaggtggagagtgggtggtgtgtagaaggggagagtgggtggtgtgtagaggtggagagtgggtggtgtgtagaggtggagagtgggtggtgtgtagaggtggagagtgggtggtgtgtagaggtggagagagtgggtggtgtgtagaggtggagagtgggtggtgtgtagaggggagagtgggtggtgtgtagaggtggagagtgggtggtgtgtagaggtggagagagtggggggtgtgtagaggtggagagtgggtggtgtgtagaggggagagtgggtggtgtgtagaggggagagtgggtggtgtgtagaggtggagagtgggtggtgtgtagaggtggagagtgggtggtgtgtagaggatgagtgggtggtgtgtagaggtggagagtgggtggtgtgtagagggggagagtgggtggtgtgtagaggtggagagtgggtggtgtgtagaggtggagagtgggtggtgtgtagaggggagagtgggtggtgtgtagaggggagagtgggtggtgtgtagaggtgagagtgggtggtgtgtagaggggagagtgggtggtgtgtagaggtggagagtgggtgggtgtagaggtggagagtgggtggtgtgtagaggggagagtgggtggtgtgtagagggggagagtgggtggtgtgtagaggtggagagtgggtggtgtgtagaggtggagagtgggtggtgtgtagaggggagagtgggtggtgtgtagaggtggagagtgtgtggtgtgtacaggtggagagtgggtggtgtgtagaaggggagagtgggtggtgtgtagaggtggagagtgggtggtgtgtagagggggagtggggtggtgtgtagaggtggagagtgggtggtgtgtagaggtggagagagtgggtggtgtgtagaggtggagagtgggtggtgtgtagaggtggagagtgggtggtgtgtagaggtggagagagtgggtggtgtgtagaggtggagagtgggtggtgtgtagagggagagtgggtggtgtgtagaggtggagagtgtgtggtgtgtacaggtggagagtgggtggtgtgtagaggggagagtgggtggtgtgtagaggtggagagtgtgtggtgtgtacaggtggagagtgggtggtgtgtagaaggggagagtgggtggtgtgtagaggtggagagagtgggtggtgtgtagaggtggagagtgggtggtgtgtagaggtggagagtgggtggtgtgtagaggtggagagagtgggtggtgtgtagaggtggagagtgggtggtgtgtagaggtggagagtgggtggtgtgtagaggtggagagagtgggtggtgtgtagaggtggagagtgggtggtgtgtagaggggagagtgggtggtgtgtagaggtggagagtgggtggtgtgtagaggtggagagtgggtggtgtgtagaggtggagagtgggtggtgtgtagaggtgatgagtgggtggtgtgtagaggtgatgagtgggtggtgtgtagaggggagagtgggtggtgtgtagaggggagagtgggtggtgtgtagagggggagagtgggtggtgtagaggtggagagtgggtggtgtgtagaggggagagtgggtggtgtgtaggggtggagagtgggtggtgtgtagaggtggagagtgggtggtgtgtagaggggagagtgggtggtgtgtagagatggagagtgggtggtgtgtagaggtggagagtgggtggtgtgtagaggggagagtgggtggtgtgtagaggtggagagtgggtggtgtgtagtgggggagagtgggtggtgtgtagaggtggagagtgggtggtgtgtagaggtggagagtgggtggtgtgtagagggggagagtgggtggtgtgtagaggtggagagtgggtggtgtgtagaggggagagtgggtggtgtgtagaggtggagagtgggtggtgtgtagaggtggagagtgggtggtgtgtagaggggagagtgggtggtgtgtagagggggagagtgggtggtgtgtagaggtggagagtgggtggtgtgtagaggtggagagtgggtggtgtgtagaggtggagagtgtgtggtgtgtacaggtggagagtgggtggtgtgtagaaggggagagtgggtggtgtgtagaggtggagagtgggtggtgtgtagaggtggagagtgggtggtgtgtagaggtggagagtgggtggtgtgtagaggtggagagagtgggtggtgtgtagaggtggagagtgggtggtgtgtagaggggagagtgggtggtgtgtagaggtggagagtgggtggtgtgtagaggtggagagagtggggggtgtgtagaggtggagagtgggtggtgtgtagaggggagagtgggtggtgtgtagaggggagagtgggtggtgtgtagaggtggagagtgggtggtgtgtagaggtggagagtgggtggtgtgtagaggggagagtgggtggtgtgtagaggtggagagtgggtggtgtgtagaggggagagtgggtggtgtgtagaggtggagagtgggtggtgtgtagagggggagagtgggtggtgtgtagaggtggagagtgggtggtgtgtagaggtggagagtgggtggtgtgtagaggggagagtgggtggtgtgtagagggggagagtgggtggtgtgtagaggtggagagtgggtggtgtgtagaggggagagtgggtggtgtgtagaggtggagagtgggtggtgtgtagaggtggagagtgggtggtgtgtagagggggagagtgggtggtgtgtagaggtggagagtgggtggtgtgtagaggtggagagtgggtggtgtgtagaggggagagtgggtggtgtgtagagggggagagtgggtggtgtagaggtggagagtgggtggtgtgtagaggtggagagtgggtggtgtagaggtggagagtgggtggtgtgtagaggtggagagtgggtggtgtgtagaggggagagtgggtggtgtgtagagggggagagtgggtggtgtgtagaggtggagagtgggtggtgtagaggtggagagtgggtggtgtgtagaggtggagagtgggtggtgtagaggtggagagtgggtggtgtgtagaggtggagagtgggtggtgtgtagaggtggagagtgggtggtgtagaggtggagagtgggtggtgtgtagaggtggagagtgggtggtgtgtagagggggagtgggtggtgtgtagaggggagagtgggtggtgtgtagaggtggagagtgggtggtgtgtagaggtggagagtgggtggtgtgtagaggggagagtgggtggtgtgtagaggggagagtgggtggtgtgtagaggtggagagtgggtggtgtagaggtggagagtgggtggtgtgtagaggtggagagtgggtggtgtgtagaggggagagtgggtggtgtgtagaggtggagagtgggtggtgtagaggtggagagtgggtggtgtagaggtggagagtgggtggtgtgtagagggggagagtgggtggtgtgtagaggtggagagtgggtggtgtgtagaggggggagtgggtggtgtgtagaggggggagtgggtggtgtgtagaggggggagtgggtggtgtgtagagggggagagtgggtggtgtgtagagggggagagtgggtggtgtagaggtggagagtgggtggtgtgtagaggtggagagtgggtggtgtagatctcctcatgaactgactgtctctcctcagaccagcagtcaactggtcgtccccctcactgtttatactaatacagcctttaatactggaatagttcatttaccaaacacacaatgttaatgtttctctctctatagagttctaattgtgaggagaacagaattactctaattaatcaaagaacaccaaaactcacagtactggagaatcttctgcattctctcccagactctgaacttcaggttggaaagatgttttgctacattgatcagagctcctgacaccttcttatgttgttttggggtgtgatgaactctggaagTGTATAAAGCTGTATTATCATAATATTTTAGCATatatcatattctaattatttaacatttaaattaacaCATGAAAAAAATTTCACATGAAATGTACAAAGCTGTATTATTATCTTTCATTAAACATATCAGTGTATCTAACCACGTTTTGCACATAATCAGtatcaaaaatgtatttatattttcttaaataccgTCTTCATATATCATGTTTCTGAAATAACAGAGACCACATACTGAAGATTTGAATGTATGAGAACaatttcacaaacacaatgtgtaacacaatatatcaaacagaaataataatcacttactgtttcagtgtggacgacacgttctgagaaggaaacagaggaacaaacacagaaagtgaaatcaaattttagtcattttgtttatataagggtcaaacatgcatcttccttatatgataacatcaatgtgtctaaagaccctcacacacacacacacacacacacacacacacgcgcgcacgcacacacacacaaacaaaaacaaatgtcaaaacattttacttatgcatttgtgtgtgtgtgtgtgtgtgtgtgagagagagagagagaaagagagagagagagagagagagagagagagagagagagagagaaagatacagactgagtgattcttactagtaagaacaggatgttctcagcttccatctccttctctgtgtttctgatttgatctgaaagagatgctatttctccactcatctcctcaatcttcctcctcatcatgtgactcttctgctcctcttcctccttcagtgcagctattcttgctgcttcttcatctcttagaaactggtggatcttctcaaactcctcctttatctgcctctctgtgtgctgggcctgatactggaataggagatgatgaggaaatataaactgtccaaatgtgtgtgtttcattatggtgtacgtggacagtgatcacagcaccattcagaactcagagtgacctttcaccttaatgtgtgctgctgttttctcacagtcttgtttattttcctctaagaccttcagatgctgctgtagagacttcagtgaggtcttgagtttgttctgtaaaatacgggtttagtagaggacagtgtgagtCTTACAGGACTCATCACTGTGTCTGTATAGATGTGCTGGAGATTTCAGAGATTATAACAACTGGACACAATGGTGTGATTACTATGAttccttttcatccttttaCTATCAAATGGAGATGTTTGATATATTGTAGCCGGTTGTATAACCAATGTTTTAATTCTATTATTTTTCAATGTGAATGAAGGTCTGATTTAGTTGTCGGAAATCTCATCATCTGAGAAATTCTATCTAGAATTTCAAGATAATTGTGAACACtggaaaaacatttaaaaacaattaaataagaagtgtacatttcataccttaaattcacacacagcttcctctactggacagcagtcatgagttttatgtgcctttgaaatctgacacaccaaacacacaggctgttggtcctccagacagaagactttgagtttctcattgtgcagactgcagagaacctcagaccctgctgaagaTCTCTGAATCCTGCTGGCTTGAAATGCCTCACACAAGTTCTTTAGGACAAGATTACAGGGAGGTTCGTCTCTTGAAGATCTTCtcctacaaactggacattcttgagatcccttggtttcccagaactgctgcagacaggttttacacacactgtggctagtacaacaggatccctgaagatgtcacagcacacaggacatgaaaactcttcttctgacagagggtttgtagcagccatttcctccaacagctgctgtgctgtttctctgtaatgtctccttctgtacaaacttcactttcacttttagatcttctgtaaaaaacacagtagcacaggagAGAGTCAGTCACTGTAAtcctttatccagctgagggAGTTTAGACTCCTTTCAGAAATAAGGCAGAAAGAAGTAAATGCCAGAGTTAAGAGgtttttataatatttataactcACTTGAACGTATAATTAATAAAGAATAGTGTGGCGTTCCAAGATTTACTTCCTCAACACGGCCGACGTGTACAGGGAGGAGGGGCTTTGGTATAAGAGTTAATAAGCTGGTAAACATACATGATTTCTCCACCAGATGGCGACAGTTCATTACTACTAAGTGAATCAAGCGCCCCTCAGCTGTCTCTGTCTTGGCAGAGTGTAGAGTACTGCAGCTGTAGAACAGATCACTGTTAGGATGTGTTCAATGGTCATACAAGAATGACTAAACTCAGTAGGTCAAAATATGAATGAGTTCTCATTTCAAAATCTTAATATTTATAATTCGAAGATGTGAAATTACATTAAACGCATGTTATCATGAATATGTCATAAAAAGCTAAGACACGTGACACTGGTTCCTGGAGTAACTGTTCACAGAATGATCACACTGTGTAAGAAGGGCAGAAACCAGGAGAGCAGAGAGTGGAGGAAGAGTTTCAGTCACGGTAACCTCAGCCAAATAAATAAAGTGGTGATTGAAGAATGACTAAACTCAGTAGGTCAAAAGATGAATCAAATCTCATTCCAAAACGttaatattttttacattaaataaatgaaatgacATTAAACACACGTTGCCATGAATACATATATTGTTAAAAGCCAAGACTCCTGACACTGGACCAGCAAAATCAAAGTTGTTGATTTCAAAAATTTGGCAGGCCGCCAAATGCATGCTGAATTATTGTGCAAATCTGTCTTTTGTCTTGTCACTAGTTCACAGGTCGGTGTAAGAGGCCTTGCCTAAGCCACGGGAAAGtctgcaacacaacctgaaaCCAGGGGACTGGGTGGTCGTGAAGGGTtaaaggaggaggagctggtgaGCACAGAGGCAGAGTGCATGGAGTAGGTTGCACCCCAGCTCCTATAGGGTGAAAGGAGGGTGTTCGGGGTGCCTCAGTCGAGTGGGAGGAGTGCAGATTGGGCGTGCACGCACTCCAAGCACAACAACTGTCAAGAAAGGTCAACGATCACCCACCATGACCCCTATACTCCTGCTCATCCTGTGGGGGGTGTTGACACTTCCCCAGGAGGGGAGAGCAGGGATACAGGACACCATGCTTTACTTCGCCTACCAGGACCCCTATTTTCCCTGTGAAAACGATTAGGGGACCTGTTGAACCGGAAGAGTGGAGATTtgaacatatatttttttcagaaaCTCAGTACCAGGTTTAATCACTTTATCTGCGTGACATCTATGTACATAggcaaagcatttcttcattgcaaagcattCTATCATTATCAACAGTATCAGCATGTGTTagcgaaagcatttcttcattgtgTAACCCAGTTGACAAATGCATAATAAAAAGGTACaataaatagtaataatagataaaagtaataataatagataaaaagcataaatagtaAAATGGGATAATAAATAGTGATAATTCTGAttaaacaattcatgaatgatgtgttgttattgttgaaCAAAATTGCATGTGTTTGGTGTGGCGGTGCTCGTGGCAGTGCAGTTGCGATTGGTGCTTTTTGTTTTGGCATGCTGTTTCGCTGGCTTTCGGGTTGGCGAGCCGTTGGCGAGAGCTGGAGAGTTGGAGTTGGAGACTCCATTTTCCTCGGAGTTAGAAGAGATTTAAAGAGTGTTTTTAAGTTACTGTGACGTTTGGGTTCATTTTTGGAGTACTGGGCGAACAGCTTTGTAAACGCTGTCTGTTTTGAAGACCAGAAGTTTCGTTCGTCAAGTATTTCTTCGTTGAATTGTCTCGGTAAGGCAGCTCGTTTATTTTTCGTTACTGTTGTAATCCAAGTCATATTTTGTTTATCATTGTTAAATACTTCAGTGAAACCTaagaattgtattttgtttgttaatactttttgtgttaaatgtggaagGGTATATTTTAGTTGAAATGATTAAGTTTAAAGCTAGGAATGAGTTGACTGTTTCACATGCTGTGATCACGCACCTAGCACGTGTAACGTGAGAAGGCTAAACGTGTCCTCACGATAACCATTGTACTCTGTAATGTTTATGCATAATCGCAAGGTTACCGCGATTTCACTGTACAATGTTGTTTATTTTATAGTATTCGTCCTGTTTACTTGATAAATGGTCATTTAACTGAATAGTATGCAATGCTTTTCAGTATGAACGAAGTGTATGCAGTTGCATAGCTTTTCTTTTGAGAAgatttatattaatgttgtaCAACTATTTTAAGTTTAAACTGTTGATATTTGATCAGAATTTAACATTGTCCTGTATGTGTAGCTTAacaatccgtgtatcattcgttcatttgatattcaactgaaaatcaaaatcggaaaaacaaaaaaacagttcattattttgtttttcgttttgaatataaaaacaaaaaaacaaatcaggcttgtatttttatgttttttatctGATggtccaaacaaaaatagcacaaTTAAAAAAACGGGTTCGGAGccggagccgaacttgattttgatttttttatcttgacccatttgtgtgcgcCGGAAGTTACTGCAACTGGAGCTCGCGGGTTTTGGATGGAGTTAAGATGGATAGTTTTATTTTGTTCAGAGGAACTAAACGCGTTACCGTTAAAGAAGAAGATATGACAACCGAAAAAATCGGCAGGATCTTTCAGGTGTTGTATTTTGTGTAACGTTCCATAGCTAAATGTCACATTTAGTTAACGTTACTCTGTAAAGTGCCGCGAATGTACGTTTTTTATATAGGTAGCCGGCTAGTTAGCTGGCTAGTCTAGATATGGTTTGGTGAACTTCTCTCACTGTTCACATTTGAAAAGGTACACGGTCCCAGTGTCTATATCACCGATGACAGCAACGTAGCTGTATTTCCTGGAAGTGATGGCCACTTTAGCTCTATAGAGCTAACAGCAAGGGGGCATTACGAGGTACATGGCGAGAGTATCAGCATGGAACCGTCAACTAGTGTGCCAGTATCGCACGATTCTACCCGATTTTCCTTCCACCGCCCACCCAGCGCTGCTGCGGCTTCTGCAACAAGAGCTTCTGCAAGTCCAAGACCTACCCTGGCAAAAACCTTTCAAaggtatacaaataaacttttcaTTCGTCTTACGTTTATACACACCAACATACTCACTTGTTATATTTCCTTTGTAATATGAACCGATATATAACTCTATTAAAGATGTAAGGTCTACATAATGTAAAATGAGTTTTAAAGTTTTTTTCATTTCAATTTTCAGGAACATCTTCATCGCTGAGCTTGTGGATTGCAAGTTGGAAACAAGCAGGACGCTAACTGTGCGTTTTTCTGAATTTGAAGCTACTGTTTCGGGAATCACCAGTAAGGTCACTGATGCCCTTGAACAAGATGACTCATTCATCCTCACTGATGGTCAAGGAAACAAAATCCTGGATTCTGAAGGAACCAGAGGTATAGTTAAACAggttgtttatagcaaggttcTTCAAATCTTGTCCTGGGGGGCTGTGTCCAGCAGTGTCAAACACCTAGTTAACTTGCCCATTAACAGATGAATTGAACCAGATGTATTAAGCAGGAAAATCCCAAAACTGCTACACATGGTTCCATGACAAATATTTAACAACGGTTTATTTGATTGCCTCAGAATTACTACATAAATTGTGCTCACACATTTGCATGATGCATACCCATCTTTACAGTATGTTTTCTTGTTCAAATGTTCAAATAAACAT from Brachyhypopomus gauderio isolate BG-103 unplaced genomic scaffold, BGAUD_0.2 sc213, whole genome shotgun sequence includes these protein-coding regions:
- the LOC143502797 gene encoding uncharacterized protein LOC143502797 isoform X1, coding for MDSFILFRGTKRVTVKEEDMTTEKIGRIFQVHGPSVYITDDSNVAVFPGSDGHFSSIELTARGHYEVHGESISMEPSTSVPVSHDSTRFSFHRPPSAAAASATRASASPRPTLAKTFQRNIFIAELVDCKLETSRTLTVRFSEFEATVSGITSKVTDALEQDDSFILTDGQGNKILDSEGTRGSAFWKQSARKIFAVKEEDLLQLQASKKRRLSRRDDTGLDCVFEHIEEVVLAAQGLKGVSSAIKELQVLANSNWRTDVCLTQAQAAAVRDAFACVICRSVMADPIVSSCCQSLIGCRICIEEWQITSATCPKCRADDFSVNTHRLNGLSEALDTLRNILGG